One window from the genome of Oryza glaberrima chromosome 3, OglaRS2, whole genome shotgun sequence encodes:
- the LOC127766802 gene encoding dolabradiene monooxygenase-like has translation MEMTLPLLGAAVVLAAFLLFFLVKNNRCCWSPAAERRLRLPPGPWRLPLVGSLHHVLLSRHGDLPHRALRELAGRYGALMLLRFGAVPTLVVSSAEAAREVLKTHDACFASRHMTPTLAVFTRGGRDILFSPYGDLWRQLRRICVLELFSGRRVQSLRHVREDEAARLVRAVAEECAMGGGGAVVPIGDMMSRMVNDSVVRSAIGGRCARRDEFLRELEVSVRLTGGFNLADLYPSSSLARWLSGALRETEQCNRSVRAIMDDIIRERAAGKDDGDGEDDLLGVLLRLQKNGGVQCPLTTDMIATVIMEIFSAGSETASTTLEWAISELVRNPQVMDKAQSEVRKLFEGQDSLTEDDMSRLSYLHLVIRETLRLHAPAPFLLPRECREQCNVMGNDITEGTRVLVNAWAIARDTRYWEDPEIFKPERFNANLVDFKGNDFEYIPFGSGRRVCPGITLGLTSMELVLASLLYHFDWELPGGKRCEEIDMSEAFGITVRRKSKLVLHATPRVPCLH, from the exons ATGGAGATGACCCTGCCAttgctcggcgccgccgtcgtcctcgccgcgttcctcctcttcttcctcgtcaAGAACAACCGTTGCTgctggtcgccggcggcagAGAGGCGGCTGCGGTTGCCGCCGGGGCCGTGGCGGCTGCCGCTCGTCGGGAGCCTGCACCACGTCCTGCTGTCGCGCCACGGCGACCTGCCCCACCGGGCGctgcgcgagctcgccgggagGTACGGCGCGCTCATGCTGCTCCGATTCGGCGCCGTGCCGACGCTCGTCGtgtcgtcggcggaggcggccaggGAGGTGCTCAAGACGCACGACGCGTGCTTCGCCAGCCGCCACATGACGCCCACGCTCGCCGTCTTCACCCGCGGCGGCCGGGACATCCTCTTCTCCCCCTACGGCGACCTGTGGCGCCAGCTCCGGAGGATCTGCGTGCTCGAGCTCTTCAGCGGGCGCCGCGTGCAGTCGCTGCGCCACGTCCGcgaggacgaggcggcgcgcctcgtccgcgccgtcgccgaagagtgcgccatgggcggcggcggcgctgtggtCCCCATCGGCGACATGATGTCCCGCATGGTGAACGACTCCGTCGTGCGCTCCGCCATCGGGGGCCGGTGCGCGCGGCGCGACGAGTTCCTCCGCGAGCTCGAGGTCTCCGTCAGGCTCACCGGCGGGTTCAACCTGGCCGACCTGtacccgtcgtcgtcgctggcgcGCTGGCTCAGCGGCGCGCTCCGGGAGACCGAGCAGTGCAACCGGAGCGTGCGCGCCATCATGGACGACATCATCCGCGAGCGCGCTGCAGgcaaggacgacggcgacggcgaggacgacctcctcggCGTCCTGCTCAGGCTGCAGAAGAACGGCGGCGTGCAGTGTCCCCTCACCACCGACATGATCGCCACCGTCATCATG GAAATATTTTCGGCCGGGAGCGAGACAGCATCAACAACGCTTGAGTGGGCAATATCGGAGCTAGTGAGAAACCCACAAGTCATGGATAAGGCCCAATCAGAGGTCAGGAAATTGTTCGAGGGACAAGACAGTCTAACCGAGGACGACATGAGCAGGCTAAGCTACCTTCACCTGGTTATACGGGAAACACTTCGCCTACATGCGCCAGCACCATTCCTTCTACCTCGAGAATGCCGTGAGCAGTGTAACGTCATGGGCAACGACATAACCGAAGGAACTCGAGTGCTTGTAAATGCTTGGGCCATTGCAAGGGATACTAGGTATTGGGAGGATCCCGAGATTTTTAAACCAGAGAGATTTAACGCGAATCTCGTTGATTTCAAGGGTAATGATTTCGAGTATATCCCTTTCGGCTCCGGTAGGAGGGTGTGTCCTGGGATAACACTTGGGCTAACTAGTATGGAGCTTGTGCTTGCAAGTTTGCTTTACCACTTCGATTGGGAGCTCCCAGGTGGCAAGAGGTGTGAAGAGATTGATATGTCGGAGGCATTCGGGATCACGGTGCGCAGGAAATCGAAGCTTGTGTTGCACGCTACGCCACGTGTTCCGTGTTTGCATTAA